Below is a window of Edaphobacter dinghuensis DNA.
CCGCACAGTTGTTGCGTCTGTGGCCCGTCCCATCCAATGTCGATCGATTCATGCGCGCCGCGGTAGTTATCGCATCCGCCCGCCTGCCCCTGATAGCAAAGGTAGTTCGTGCCCGCTCCAAGAAACGGGGACTGAATGGCAAAAAGACTGCCGGAGTAGGAGCCGAAGTTAAAGAAGAGCCCGGAAGCCGTCGCCGTCAAAGCATTTCCCGCGACCACGTCCTGAGAGTTGCTCTGGGTCAGATTCAGCGAGTTCGATCCATCGTTCAGAAAGATGTTGTAGGCAGTAATGTCACCGGTCGCCAACGAACCCGAGTTCGAGTCCGTCGTGATGGTGCCGGTAACGTTGAAGCTGGCAAAGTTGTCGTTGAGGTTGTAGGTAAAGCTATCGGCATGCGCCAGTACAGGTGCCAGTGCCAGGATGGAGATTGCGATCAGGTTGCGAAGATACATTATAGGGGCCTCTCAAAGTCGAGCAGTTCCATTGGTAAAGAAGTGCTGCCAGTCCTTATTGCAAATCGCGTGCCATTCGGTAAACATGCCAAAAACATGCAGATAAGCAGCGGAAAAGAGACAATCCCTTCCACAGTGGGCAAAAATTTGCACACAACATGAATCCCATTGCATGTTCAAATTTCACCTCGCCGGGTACCCGATGTCTCGCTTTTGGGACATGAGTTGAACCACCACAACGTCACCCCAAAGTCACGTCATCTCGACCGAAGCGAAGCGAAGTGGAGAGACCCCTGTATTTCGCCTCGTTCAGCAGCAGCACAAAGCCGGGGTGTCCCACATCCCGATTCCAGGACGTGGGTTGACGAGGCGGCAACAACCTACCCCACCCCATAACCCGCCTTAAATCAGACCCACACCCCATCCCCTTCGCCTAAAATATCCCCATGTCCTACATCGCTGCGGTCGACCACCTTTACGCCCTCGGGCACGAGCTAGCCCCGGGGACGGCCGCCGCGCCGCGGCGCAAATTTGACCTCGCCCACATGCGCACGCTCATGGCCGCTCTCGGCGACCCGCAGAACACCTTCCCCTCCGTTCTCATCGCCGGAACCAACGGCAAAGGCTCCACCGCCTCCACGCTCGCCAGCATCCTCACCGCCGCCGGCTACCGCACCGCCCTCTACACCTCGCCCCACCTCATCCGCGTCAACGAGCGCATCCAGATCGACGGCCACCAGATCCCCGACGACGACTTCGCCCGCCTCTACTTCCAGGTCGACAACGTCGCCAACCGCCTCGTCGCCTCCGGCACGCTCCCGCACCACCCCAGCTTCTTCGAGATCCTCACCGCCCTCGCCTTCCTCTATTTTGCAGGGAGAACAGGCGAGCCCACTTCCCATGACGCGCCGGAGGCGCCTTTCGCCCTGCGCGGAGCAGCAGTCGACATCGCCGTCCTCGAAGTCGGCCTCGGCGGCCGTCTCGACGCCACCAACATCGTCGAGCCGCTCCTCTCCATCATCACCGACATCGCGCTCGACCATCAGGACTACCTTGGCAACACCATCGCCGCCATCACCCGCGAAAAGGCAGGCATCCTCCGCCCCAACGGAACCCTCATCACCCTGCCCCAACACCCCGAGGCCAACCAGACCCTCGGCGAAGTAGCCGCCGTCACCCCCAACCTCACCGCCATCAGCGCCGCCCCCTACATCCCCCCAACCCCACCCCAAAGTCACGTCATCTCGACCGAAGTGGGTGCCCCACGTCTCGACTCTGAGACGTGGGTTCACGAAGCACCCCAAACCCTGACCCCCAACCACTACACCCTCACCCTCGACAACCAACCCCTCGAAGTCAACTCACCACTCCCCGGCCAGCACCAGCAACGCAACATCGCGTTAGCCATCGCCGCCGCCATCGCATTACGCAACCAAAAAAGTTACAAATCAGACAGCACAAGTAACCAAATAAGTTACAAAATCACAAACGCCAATATTGAAGCAGGAATCCGCAACACAAGCTGGCCCGGTCGTCTCGAGCTCATCCCATCCTCGACCCCCGGCCACCCACCGCTCCTCCTCGACGTAGCCCACAACCCCGCCGGTGCCTGGACCCTCCGCGCTGCCATCGCCGAGCTGCCCTCTTCGCAGCCCCGCACCCTCATCTTCAGTTGCCTCCGCGACAAGAGCCTCAAAGAGATGTCGCAGATCCTCCTGCCCCTCTTCGACGCCAACAGTGGCGACCTCGACCGCGCCCGCGACCACGTCATCCTCGCCCCCATCGACAACCCGCGCGCCGCCTCGCTCACCGACCTGCTCGCCGCCGCCCACGACCTCGACATCCCCGCGCACGCCGCGCCGCACATCACCGCCGCCCTCGCCGAAGCCCGAGCCATCACCCCACCCGACGGCATCATCATCGCCACCGGCTCCGTCTACCTCGTCGGCGAGATCCGCCACCTTGCCCTCCATGAAGGGGCCACCCCCGCATGAGCGAACCGATCGACGAACCACAAACCCACGTCATCTCGACTACTCCAAACAGCCCGGAGCTCCAGCAAACGCACGCCTCGACCGGACCGCAGCTACCTCAAACCGACGTCATCTCGACCGAGCCCGGATCGCCCCAAAATCACGTCATCTCGACCGAAGCGAAGCGAAGTGGAGAGACCCCTGTATTTCCAAGTCCCGAACCACCCCAAATCCCCCCCACCGAAGCTCCACCAACTTCCCGCATCCTCCCCTGGCTGACCTACCTCCTGCTCATGCCGCTGATCGCCCTCGCCACCACCGGCTTCGGCTGCGTCTCGCTCATCGCCGGCCTGTGGGACAAGTCCGGCCGCCAGCAGCACGCCATCGCCCACGCCTGGGCCAAAGTCCTCCTCCTCCTCAGCCTCTCGCCCGTCGAACTCATCGGAGCCGAAAAGCTCCACGAGCACGAGACCGCCGTCTACGCCTCCAATCACCTCAGCTACTATGACACCCCGGTCCTTTTCGCCAAGCTGCCCTTCCAGTTCCGCATCCTCGCCAAACAATCGCTCTGGAAGGTCCCCTTCATCGGCTGGTACCTCCACCGCTCCGGCCAGGTGCCGGTCGACGCCAACAGCGCCCGTTCCGCCATCGCCAGCCTCAACCGCGGCGTGGCCACCCTTAAATCCGGCCTCCCACTAGTCCTCTTTCCCGAAGGAGGCCGCACCGCCACCGGCGAAACCCAGCCCTTCGTCTCCGGAGCAGCCTACATGGCCATCAAGGCGCAGCTCCCCCTCATCCCGCTCACCCTCGTCGGAACCTACGAGCTGCTCCCCATCCACACCTACCACCTGACGCCGCGCCCGCTGGCCATCATCGTAGGCGACCCCATCCCCACCACTGGCCTCACCACCCGCGACGCCGACGCCCTCACCCAACGCCTCCGCGAAGTCATCACCACCACCTACATGCAACACCACCAATAATCACCCGCCACAAAACGATCAGAGCGACAAAAAAGCCGGGTGCCCCATGTCCCGCTTTTGGGGCATGGGTTGAACCACCACAAAACACGTCATCTCGACCGAAACTGCGAGGTCCCCGACGAGCTTGCTCGTTGGGGTGCAAGCCCGAAGGGCGTAGTGGAGAGACCCCTGTATTTCCCCGCATCGAATCAGCACCCATCCAAGGCGAAACACAGGGATCTCTCCACTCCAGCGGCAAAAGCGCCGCCTCCGGTCGAGATGACGTGCATGGGGTGTTCGCTCAAAATTAGCGAGCGTGTGAGCGGCCCATGCAAATCCCACCCCATCGCCGTATCATGCAAATAAACCCATGAAGCCGCGCATCGCCATTCCGCTCCCCACCAGCACCGACGCCGAGTACAACCGCATCGCCTGGCCCGTCTACGCCGCCGCCATCGAAAAATCCGAGGGCCACCCCGTCGAAATCCCGCTCAACCTCTCTCCGCGCCAGACCATCGACCTCATCAATACCTGCCACGCCGTCCTGCTCCCCGGCAGTCCTGCCGACGTCAACCCGCAAAAGTACGGCCACGACCCTGTCCCCGAGTGCAAACCCGCAGACGCTCCCCGCGAGAACGTCGACGAGCTGCTCATTCAGGACGCCCACAACCTCTACAAGCCCATCTTCGCTATCTGCTTCGGCACCCAGTCGCTCAACGTCTGGCGCGGCGGCACCCTCGTCCAGCACCTCGCACCCATGCCGGTGAACCATCCCGCCGGGCGCAGCGTCGCCGTCGCGCACACCGCCGCCATCGCACCCGACTCGCTGCTCGGCACCATCATCCCCGGCGAAGAGGCGCCCGAGCAGGAAGGCTATCTGCGCCTGCCCGTCAACTCCAGCCACCACCAGGCCATCGCCATCCCCGGCGACGGCCTCCGCGTCTCGGCCCGCTGCCCGCAGGACGGCGTCATCGAGGCAGTCGAGGGCGGCCAGTCCGGTGGCGACACCGAGAGCAGCCACTTTGTCCTCGGCGTCCAGTGGCATCCCGAGCGCAGCTTCGAGATCAGCGCCGCCTCCCGCGCTCTCTTCCACCGCTTCATCGCCGAAGCCACGGCCTGGACGCCCCGCTCCATCCACACTTCGGTCTCAAAGTAGCAAGAAAGCTCGCACGGCGATGTTCCGCGAATGTTCCACGTGGAACATTGCCCTCATTCTTTCCTCTCCTCATTAAGTGTTCCACGTGGAACAATCCTCTGGCTGCAACGAAACTCACTCCTGAATCGCCATCCTGTTTCACGCCCATCCCAAAATGTTCCACGTGGAACACTCGCTTCCGCCCCAAAACTCACGTCATCTCGACCGGAATTGCGGGGTCCCCGACGAGCTTGCTCGTTGGGGTGCAAGCGTAGCGGAGTGGAGAGATCCCTGTATTTCGTCTATGTGCGGAGTAAATGCAATGGAATAAGCCACTTGTGGCATCGGGCAGGCAGCAGACATAGAGCGACAGCCTCCGAAGCTGTAGGTCAGCATCGGCAAAATATAGGGATCTCTCCACTACGGCGGCAAAAGCGCCGCCTCCGGTCGAGATGACGTACGTTGGAACGGCATGTAGAAACGGTAAAAACAGAGCCGTATCAGGTCAAACCACAGCCGCATCGCAACCGCCCCGCGCTCCATCTAACCCCTTTATGAGCATGGAAAAGGTAAAGCTGGGTTCACAAGGCGCAGTCGTCTCCCGTATGGGGCTCGGTTGCATGGGGATGAGCGAGTTCTACGGCGAGCGCAACGACGAGGAGTCGGCAGCGACTCTGCTGCGGGCGCTCGATCTCGGCATCAACTTCTTCGATACCGCCGATGTCTACGGTATCGGCGACAACGAGGAGCTGGTCGGCAAGACCATCGCCAGGCGCCGCGACGAGGTCTTTCTCGCCACCAAGTTCGCCAACGTCCGCACCAAGGCCGACCCGAACAAGTGGTCGATCAGCGGCAAGCCCGAGTACGTCCGCGCTGCCTGCGACGCCTCGCTCAAGCGGCTGGGCGTCGACCACATCGACCTCTATTACCAGCATCGCGTCGATCCGAATACCCCGATTGAAGATACGGTGGGGGCCATGGCAGATCTCGTAAAGCAAGGAAAAGTAAGGTACTTAGGGTTGTCCGAGGCATCTGCTGCCACCATCCGCCGCGCCCACAAGGTTCACCCCATCACCGCGCTCCAGACGGAGTACTCCCTGTGGGAACGGCATGTCGAGGCGGAGATTCTGCCCACGGTGCGCGAGCTTGGCATCGGATTTGTCCCGTATAGCCCGCTCGGCCGCGGCTTTTTGACCGGAACCATCGCCAATGTAAGCGATCTGGGCGAAAAGGACACCCGTAACGCCCGCTATCCCCGCTTCAGCGAAGAAGCGCTTGAAAAGAACCAGGTTCTGGTCGAGCGCGTTCGTGCCATCGCGGAGCGTAAAGGAGTCAAGGCTGGCCAACTGGCGCTGGCATGGGTTCTGGCTCAGGGAGAGGACGTTGTGCCGATCCCCGGCACCAAGCGGCGCAAGTATCTCGAGGAGAACGCTGCTGCGACTGCGATCAAACTGACCCCCACGGAGATTGAGGAGCTGGAGGCCGCGATTCCGCAGGACGAGATTGCCGGGGAGCGCTACGGGGCCAATGCTTTGAAGGCGATTGATAAATAAGAGGTTAGGTTGTGAAGCGGCAGGAATGTTCCACGTGGAACATTCCTGCTTTATCGATGCGCGCCTGGGGTTAAATCGCTGCCGGGTTTGAGATACTGGAGCTTCCTATGGCCACTCTCTCGGAATCCGCAATTGCAGGTTTGCTTGAGCCTTATCTTGCTCCGCCGCCTGAGCTTTTGCCGCGGCTGTCGGCGTATCTCGACCTTCTGCTGAAATGGAATGCCCGTACGAACCTGACCGCGATCCGCGAGCCGGAGGAGATGGTGCGCCGCCACTTCGGGGAGAGCCTGTTTGCCGCACGGCATCTGCGGCCGGAGGTAGATACGTTGCTCGATCTGGGTTCAGGGGCGGGCTTTCCGGGGATACCAATTGCCTTGCTCCGTCCCGAGATCCGGGTGACGCTGGCCGAGTCGCAACATAAGAAGGCGAGCTTTCTGCGTGAGGCGGTGCGGACGCTGGGGCTTTCCACGGAGGTCTGGGCCGGACGGGCGGAGGCCATGCCTCCTGAGCGGCGATTTCATACGGTGGCGCTGCGCGCGGTGGATAATATGGCTGCGGCGGTTGCGGTTGCCGAGGACCGGGCTGCACGGCAGATAGTAGTGCTGACCAGCGCGGCGCAGGCTCCTGAGCTGGCGGGGTTTTCCGAGCAGCAGGTAATTCCTTTGCCCGGCTCGCAGAGTGGTGTTCTGTTGGTGGCTTCGCGGGCTTAATGTTCCACGTGGAACATTTCTGCCTGGCTGGTCCTAGATTCTCAACTCTTCCATACGTCATCTCGACCGGAATTGCGGGGTCCCCGACGAGCTTGCTCGTTGGGGTGCAAGCGTAGCGTAGTGGAGAGATCCCTGTATTTTGTATCCGCATTTTGCTTCGATGCCCGGCTCGTTACATAGCGAAATACAGGGGTCTCTCCACTACGGCGTGCGATAAAACTGCACACCTTCGGTCGAGATGACGTGGATTTGGGGTGGCATGATGGTTGGTTCAACCCATGTCCCAGAGGCGGGACATGGGGCACCCGGCTTTGGGGCGAGTGTTCCACGTGGAACATTTGCTTGGTGAGCTATGGTCTCTTGCGACTCTGCACTGGCCTTGCACCGTCCTTTTTTGGCCGCATTTTGTTCCACGTGGAACAAAAGTTTTCCACATGGAGGCAGGGCTAACTCCCCTGAATGGGCTGAAAAACGCGGCTTCCACAAGTTCTCCACAGGAGAGAGCGCTTCTCCACAACGAGATCGCCGTTGCGCCGGGGGGCTATGCCCGATACCCTTTCTTCTACCAGGTTATGCCCGAAAATCCTTCTTCCAAACAGCTCGAATCAAGCGGCCCGGCGGTATCCAATTCAGGGGCCAAGTCCGGCGCTTCGTCCGCGGCCAAGCCTGCTGCTGAAGCAGGCGGAGGCAAGGGTTCGAAGGTACTGGCCGTCGTGAACCAGAAGGGTGGGGTCGGCAAGACGACGACCGCCATCAACCTTGCCGCGGCGCTGGCGTTGGAGGGGTTGAAGACGCTCTTGATTGACTGCGATCCGCAGGCCAATACGACGGGCGGACTGGGGTTTGCGCGGGACGATGAGCGGTCGAGCATCTATGACCTGCTGATGGGGCATGCTCCTGCGGAAAAGATTATTGTGCCGACTGAGGTGGAGAACCTGTCGCTGGTTCCAGGCAGCAAAAACCTGATTGGCGCGAACATCGAGCTGGTGGCGCAGGACCGCCGTGAGTATCGGCTGAGGGACGCGCTGGAGCCGGTGCGGGCGCAGTTTCCGTTTATTATTCTGGACTGCCCGCCGGCGCTGGACTTGTTGACCCTGAATTCACTGGTTGCCGCGGATGGGCTGCTGGTGCCGATGCAGGCGGAGTACTTTGCGCTGGAGGGCATCTCGGAGCTGATGTCGACGCTGGACCGGGTGACGCAGTCGTTCAATCCGAAGCTGGCGCTTGAGGGCGTGTTGCTGACGATGTATGACGACCGCACGAACTTGTCGCAACAGGTTACTGAGAATTTGAAGGGCTTCTTTACCGACAAGTTATTGAAGACGACGATTCCGCGGAATATTCGGCTGGCGGAGGCGCCGAGCCATGGCAAACCGGTGTCGCTGTATGACGGCAAGTCGCGCGGGGCTGAGGCTTACCGCGAACTGGCGATGGAGCTGCTTGAGCGGAATGGGATGAAGAGTCCGGAGGAAGAGCGGCGGAAGGCAGCGGCCAGGGCTGCGGCCAGCTCGCTGAAGTCGTTTCAGCAGCCGGAGAAGAAGGGGCGGTTCTGGCGGTCGAATAAGTAGGTTTGGGTTTGTGGTGGTTCAACTCAGGGTTTGGGGTGATTCGAGCGGCGGAAATACAGGGATCTCTCCACTTCGGCTTCGCCTTCGGTCGAGATGACGTTCGGTTAGGGCGCTTTGACCGAGATGACGTGAGTTTGGATGTATTGAATTTCAGTGAGTGATGTTCAGAGATTTTTATAGAAAGCGTAAAGACTATGGCTACCGCTACTGCAGATGCTAAGCGCCGCGCCCTCGGCAAGGGGCTTGAATCGTTGCTGCCGGCACGTCCGGCAGTTGTTCCTCAGATTGCCGCTACGGCGGCGGTGGAGTCGAATGGAAAGCCGCTGGAGATTCCGCTCGACCAGATTGAGCGCAATCCTTTTCAGACGCGGACGCGCTTTGATGATTCGAAGCTGGCGGAGCTGGCGTCCTCGATTGCGGCGACGGGTGTGGTGCAGCCGATTCTGGTGAGGCCGCTGGATATGCCGGGGCGCTATCAGTTGATCGCCGGCGAGCGGCGCTGGCTGGCGAGCCGGCGGGTGGGCAAGTCGACGATTCCGGCGATTGTAAGGCAGGTGTCGGACGAGCAGACGCTGGAGATCACGATTGTCGAGAATTTGCAGCGCGCCGATCTGAACCCGATGGAGCAGGCGCGGGCGTATCAGCGGCTGAGCCAGCAGTTTCACCTGACGCAGGAGCAGATGGCGACGCGGACGGGCAAGGAACGGGCCAGCGTGGCTAACTTCCTTCGTTTGTTGAAGTTGCCGGAGACGGTCCAGGCGAAGGTGGAGACGGGCGAGCTGAGTTTTGGCCATGCGCGGGCGCTGCTGTCGCTGGATTCGGCGGAGGTGATGGCGAGCGCGGCGCAGAAGGTGCTGGCGTTGTCGCTGTCGGTGCGGCAGACGGAGACGTATGTGCAGGGCTTGATCAATCCGGAGGCGAAGCAGAAGAAGGCCGACAAGCCGGAACGCGAGGTGGACCCGAATGTGCGCGAGGCCGAGGACAAGCTGCGGCGGACGCTGGGGCTGAAGGTGCAGATCGAGGACAAGAAGGGTAAGGGGCGCGTGATTATCGAGTACTCGGGGTTGGAGGATTTTGATGCGATTTTGAGTGCGCTGGGCGGCGAGGAGTAGCTGGGTTTTATGTAACTGAATGAGTTTCTTTTATTTGTAACTTTTTTGGTTGCTTGTTTTGGGTTGGATTTGGGGTTGGGTAGAGTGGTTCTTCTCTGGATATAGTTTTGGCGATTTGAGCGAAATACAGGGGTCTCTCCACTTCGCTTGCACCCCAACGAGCAAGCTCGTCGGGGACCCCGCCTTCGCTCCGGTCGAGATGACGTGGGTTTATGGGTGACGTTGTGGTGGTTCAACCCAAGTCCCAGAAGCGGGACATGGGGCACCCGGCACCCGGTTATTTGTTGAGATGATGTGTGGTTGAGAAAGAGGTCCGCTGAGCGGAGATATGAAAGCCACGGCGTTTGAGTTTCGGTTTCGGTTTTTGATTCACTTTGTGATCATCGTGCTGGGCTTTACGGCTCCGTGGGACCGCTGGCTGCATGTGGACTCGTCTGGGCCTAACGCGCATGTTTGGGGCACGCTGGCGGCCTATGTAGCGATGTTGAAGCCGGGGACGATCGGCATTGCGGCTGCGTTCAATGTGCTGCTGGGAGTGGGCATTGTGTGTGCGCTGGCGGCGGCGGCGCTGCGGACGTGGGGGTCGGCGTATCTTGGCGCGAATGTGGTGAAGGCGCATACGTTTCAGGGCAACGGCGTGGTGGCTGCGGGGCCTTATCGCTTTGTGCGCAATCCGCTGTACCTGGGCACGATGATTCATGTGCTGGCGCTGGCGCTGCTGATGCCGCCTAGCGGTGCGGTGTTCACGATTGTGGCGATTGTGTTGTTTCAGGTGCGATTGATTTTGGGCGAAGAGGCGTTTCTTACGGCTAAGCTGGGTGAGCCTTATCTGGCTTACTGTGCGCGGGTTCCTCGGCTGCTGCCTGCGCTTATGCCAAGGGTGGCTGCGTCGCAGGCCTCGGCTGCGTGGGGCTCGGCTCTGCTGGGCGAGATTTATATGTGGGGCGTGGCGATTGCGTTTATCGCTGTGGGGTATCGGTATAACGCGTTTTTGATTACGCAGGGCGTGGTGGTTTCGGTGGGGGTTTCGCTGGTGGCTCGGGCGCTGATTCCGAAGACGTCGGTGACGCAGGATGGTGTGACTGCGGTGGAGTAGGTGACCTCTAAGGGTTGGTTGTGGCGCTTCGTAAACTCACGTCCCCGGTTGGTATGTGGGTTTTTAAGAACAGGCAACAGCAACAGCTACGGCAAATACAGGGGTCTCTCCACTTCGCTCTTCGGGCTTCGGTCGAGATGACGTGCGGTTTGAGGGCTCTTCCGGAGGTGGTTTGGGGGTCGTGCAAAACGCAGATTCCCTTCGGGAATGACAAACAAAACGATGGCCCGTTGTGTGCTGCCTTGCGGCGGGCACAACGGGCTTGTCGTTTGTTTGTAGCGGTTGCTTGTGGCTACTGCCCCTTCGTTACTTCTTGGGCGGAGCGATGGTGTCCTTGGCGACCTTGGCGACGCGGAACTTGACCACGGTCTTGGCCTTGATCTTGATGGTCTCGCCGGTCTGGGGGTTGCGGCCGAGGCGCGCCTTGCGCTCTGCCTTCACCAGCTTGCCGATGCCGGGAATGGTGAACTCGCCGTTCTTCTTGGTCTCTTTGACTGCGGTCTCAGCCAGCAGCTCGAGGCCGGCTGCGGCCTGCTTGTTGGTGATCTCGAGCTTCTCCGCCATGTGGCGAACCAGTGCTGTCTTTGTCATTCCCTTTGCCATGTATTGCTCCTTCTAGCGTTCAAAATAGAAAATCTCTGGGCCCGCTCGCCTGGCCCGCGTGAAGATCGGAGGAGAAAAACATCCTTGGATGGATGCGTGTTCCTCAATGTTCATGCGGGTGCGGAGAACCGTACCGCAATTCACCTTCGGCTTTTCCGCGCGCTTTGTCAACCGGATTTCTTCGGTTTCCACAGGTTTTTTCGGGTTTTTGCCGGTTTTGTGCGGTTTTTGGTTCATTTTGGGGCAAAAAGCGAGTTTTGGGGTTGGATTTTGGGGTGATTTGTGGACTCCTATGTCCCGGTTTTGGGTGCGAGGTGCGGTGGTGGAGAGGCGGATTCCTGCGCTTCGCTGCGGAATGGAAATGCTAGACGCAGATTCCCTTCGGGAATGACAAACTAGGGATGCGTGCGGTTGGGGGGACAATTTTTTTGCTTTACTTTTCTTTACCGCGTTTGAGGTATTCGCCGGGGTTGGCTCCGACGACTCGCTTGAATGCTTTGCTGAACGCAGCGTCGGACTCGTAACCGACCGAGCGAGCGATGTCGATGAGCTTTTTGTCACGCTGCGGTAGTAATTGCATCGCCTTCTGCATCCGCCACTCGGTTACGTATTCGAGTGGTGTTTGTCCGAGCAGCTCTTTGAAGCGGGCGGCGAATGCGGAGCGGGACATGCCTGCTGCTTCGGCGAGGGATTCGACCGTCCAGGGGGTATTCACTCTGTCGTGAATGGCGCTGAGGGCAGTGCCCATTTGAGGATCGAAGATGGCACGAAGCCATCCTTTGTTGCGTTCCGGTTCCGACGCGATATGCGCGCGGAGTACCTGGATAAACAGGACCTCGGCCAGGCGAGTCGCGACGACTTCAGATCCGGGCACTTGTTCTGCCATCTCTGACGCCAGCGCCTGCATGGTGTTGTGAAGAGCAAGCGTGCGTGCCTGATCGGCCTTAATCAGAATGAAGCTCGGCAATAACTGAGTGATCGGCTTCGGGCTGGAGCGATCGAAGCTGAAGGACCCGCAGACGATTGTCGTCGGTGCGCCACCGCCTCCATAGTGAGCGACGTTGCTGTTGGCTTTGGCTGCGATCTCGCGGAAGGTTGACCTTGGACGTGTTCGCGGACTGTCGCGCAAGATAATCGAAGTTCCCGGGGCCAGCAAAATGCAGTCGCCACCGGTGAGGGGGATCGGCTTCGGAATGCCTTCGACACTGAGCCAGCAGTTGCCGCGCGACAGCATGGCGAAGTGCGCCGAATCTGTGGATGAAATTTTTTTGCCGGAGGGCGTGACTCTTTCTTCAGTCTGTTTGTCCTGCATCAAGCCCCACGGAGCGGTGGCTTCGAGCCTGTGCTGACCGAAAGCGGTTACATGCATTGTTCTGAAGATGTCTGTTATCGAGTCCAATTTAGTCTCCCTCTTTTGGACGAATAGACAAAAGTTTAGGACTGCTGAGCAGTTCTCGTCCACCGCCAAAGAAATCTACTCTTCTGTAGGAATGCTACACAGCAGAACTACACATTCAGCGAAGGGAGTCATTATGGGAAAGCTAGAGGGTAAGGTTGCAGTAGTTACGGGGGGATCGAGCGGTATGGCGCTGGCGAGCGCCAAGCGGTTCGTTGAAGAGGGTGCCTATGTTTTTATCACGGGCCGGAAGCAGGAGACGCTCGACGAGGCCGTCAAGGTGATTGGCCGGAACGTGACCGCTGTGCGCGGCGATGCGGCCAATCTCGACGATCTCGATCGCCTGTTCGATACGGTCAAGAGGGAGAAGGGCAAGATCGACATTTTGTACGCGAGCGCGGGCTGGGGCGAAGCTGTCCCACTGGGCGAGATCACCGAGCAGCACTTCGATGCGGTCTTCGACCTGAATACGCGCGGAACGCTGTTTACGGTTCAGAAGGCGCTGCCGCTGTTCAACGATGGCGGATCGATCTTCATGACCGGGTCGGTTGCTTCGGTGAAGGGCTTTCCCGGTTACGGCGTGTATGCGGCGAGCAAGGCGGCGTTGCGTTCCTTCGCACGCACGTGGCTCAACGAACTGAAGGGCAGGAATATCCGTGTGAATGTGCTAGGTCCGGGGCCGATCGCCACACCGATGCAGGACCAGGTTCTGACCAAGGAGGCGAAGCAGATGTTCGAATCGCTGATTCCGCGGGGAACGATGGGTAAGCCTGAGGAGATTGCGGCGGTCGCGCTGTTTCTTGCTTCGGACGATTCGAGCTTCGTGAATGGAGTGGAGTTGAACGTCGACGGCGGCTTCTCGGCCATCTGATACCAGAGGATCTCGGTGAGTGCGTGATCGCCAATGTGCTCATCGAGATCCGATCTGTACCGATA
It encodes the following:
- a CDS encoding ParA family protein codes for the protein MEAGLTPLNGLKNAASTSSPQERALLHNEIAVAPGGYARYPFFYQVMPENPSSKQLESSGPAVSNSGAKSGASSAAKPAAEAGGGKGSKVLAVVNQKGGVGKTTTAINLAAALALEGLKTLLIDCDPQANTTGGLGFARDDERSSIYDLLMGHAPAEKIIVPTEVENLSLVPGSKNLIGANIELVAQDRREYRLRDALEPVRAQFPFIILDCPPALDLLTLNSLVAADGLLVPMQAEYFALEGISELMSTLDRVTQSFNPKLALEGVLLTMYDDRTNLSQQVTENLKGFFTDKLLKTTIPRNIRLAEAPSHGKPVSLYDGKSRGAEAYRELAMELLERNGMKSPEEERRKAAARAAASSLKSFQQPEKKGRFWRSNK
- a CDS encoding ParB/RepB/Spo0J family partition protein codes for the protein MATATADAKRRALGKGLESLLPARPAVVPQIAATAAVESNGKPLEIPLDQIERNPFQTRTRFDDSKLAELASSIAATGVVQPILVRPLDMPGRYQLIAGERRWLASRRVGKSTIPAIVRQVSDEQTLEITIVENLQRADLNPMEQARAYQRLSQQFHLTQEQMATRTGKERASVANFLRLLKLPETVQAKVETGELSFGHARALLSLDSAEVMASAAQKVLALSLSVRQTETYVQGLINPEAKQKKADKPEREVDPNVREAEDKLRRTLGLKVQIEDKKGKGRVIIEYSGLEDFDAILSALGGEE
- a CDS encoding methyltransferase family protein yields the protein MKATAFEFRFRFLIHFVIIVLGFTAPWDRWLHVDSSGPNAHVWGTLAAYVAMLKPGTIGIAAAFNVLLGVGIVCALAAAALRTWGSAYLGANVVKAHTFQGNGVVAAGPYRFVRNPLYLGTMIHVLALALLMPPSGAVFTIVAIVLFQVRLILGEEAFLTAKLGEPYLAYCARVPRLLPALMPRVAASQASAAWGSALLGEIYMWGVAIAFIAVGYRYNAFLITQGVVVSVGVSLVARALIPKTSVTQDGVTAVE
- a CDS encoding HU family DNA-binding protein; this translates as MAKGMTKTALVRHMAEKLEITNKQAAAGLELLAETAVKETKKNGEFTIPGIGKLVKAERKARLGRNPQTGETIKIKAKTVVKFRVAKVAKDTIAPPKK
- a CDS encoding AraC family transcriptional regulator; translated protein: MDSITDIFRTMHVTAFGQHRLEATAPWGLMQDKQTEERVTPSGKKISSTDSAHFAMLSRGNCWLSVEGIPKPIPLTGGDCILLAPGTSIILRDSPRTRPRSTFREIAAKANSNVAHYGGGGAPTTIVCGSFSFDRSSPKPITQLLPSFILIKADQARTLALHNTMQALASEMAEQVPGSEVVATRLAEVLFIQVLRAHIASEPERNKGWLRAIFDPQMGTALSAIHDRVNTPWTVESLAEAAGMSRSAFAARFKELLGQTPLEYVTEWRMQKAMQLLPQRDKKLIDIARSVGYESDAAFSKAFKRVVGANPGEYLKRGKEK
- a CDS encoding SDR family NAD(P)-dependent oxidoreductase; its protein translation is MGKLEGKVAVVTGGSSGMALASAKRFVEEGAYVFITGRKQETLDEAVKVIGRNVTAVRGDAANLDDLDRLFDTVKREKGKIDILYASAGWGEAVPLGEITEQHFDAVFDLNTRGTLFTVQKALPLFNDGGSIFMTGSVASVKGFPGYGVYAASKAALRSFARTWLNELKGRNIRVNVLGPGPIATPMQDQVLTKEAKQMFESLIPRGTMGKPEEIAAVALFLASDDSSFVNGVELNVDGGFSAI